The Larimichthys crocea isolate SSNF chromosome I, L_crocea_2.0, whole genome shotgun sequence genomic interval atttcagaggaaaatgaGGAATCGGTAGACGACCATTCGTCACTGTCTTTGTCGAGGTAAATTGCCTGAAAATTATTGTAAAAAAGTTccttcttttgtcattttgtaacACTTGAAACTATATGTCCTGTCCAATCTGTTTTGCAGTTCCACTTCTCTGAGTTTGAAAATACCTTTTGGGGATGCACGGACTGAGAAAAGGGGCCTGCAGAGAAGAGTTTCTAACCGCCGCAAAATCACAGAGGAAGAATTTGGCGCTGCTGTAGATAAAAGGCAGATGGGAGGTGATTATGATTAAAATACTCTTTGTGATCTACCGCATTATTACTTTGTCTTGGATGTGTATTCACTTATGTAACAAgatcacagattttttttatttattagtttgcTTTTTGTGAAGCAAAATAGAACATCTGTACATACATCATACAACCTAAGgatacaaaaaaggaaaaacaaacatagcGACATGATGTCAAGCAGGTGGAAGGAAGCAGCATATACCTGTAGGTTTTTCAAGGGAGTATTAAGCGGTGTAATGTCTGAAAAGAAAATTTGCAGCAGCTGTCCTCAGTGTTGTGACTAAtgctcttctttccttcatgatttttttttttctctcccttctcgTCACTCAGAAGTGAAAAGCTTTGTGATGGCGGAGCGGGGACTCAGTGACACCACCTACTCCGAGGGCTTCACTTTGGGCCTGAGTAAACTCAGTGAACCTAATATCACGGCTGATATTGTCCACTGTGACACGGCTCTTTATGCCCAACCTGAGGCCATGACCTCCAGCTTTTCCATGGTTGCACCTCAGGACAAACCAACAGTGATGGCGTCACAGCTTCAGAGACagttggtggaggtggagcaggaggagccgATGGAAGCGGAGCAGAGTAAGCTGGCAGAAGAGAAATCAGCGTATCTGTTTCCAACTGAAGAGGGGGCTGTGGCAGAGCCTCAGAATGAGGAGTGTTTTTCTCAGTCAGAGGAAGATGTGGATGCAGCTGAGtttaaaaaggaggaaagaaagagtaCAGCTGGTGGTCAACCTGAAGACGCTGCAGCCATGTCGAAATCTGAGGAAGACGAAGCTGAATCTCAGACCAGAATAACAGATGATACAGCACCGTctgaagaaaaggagaaaacaatGGGAGctcaaacagaagaggaaagtGATACTGATTCTCAAGCTGAAGAGGATGCTGCAACCAGGTCTCagtctgaggaagaggaagcagactctcaaactgaagaagaagcagaaggtgGAGTTGAGTCCCAGTTTGAAGATGATGCTGCAACCAGGTCTCagtctgaggaagaggaagggacaGTAGACTCtcaacatgaagaagaagaaggtggagtTGACTCCCAGTCTGAAGATGTTGTTGCCAGGTCTCagtctgaggaagaggaagcagacTCTCAAACTGAAGAAGCAGGAGGTGGAGTTGACTCCCAGTTTGAAGATGATGCTGCAACCAGGTCTCagtctgaggaagaggaaggaacaGCAGACTCtcaacatgaagaagaagaaggtggagtTGACTCCCAGTCTGAAGATGATGTTGCTGCCAGGTCTCagtctgaggaagaggaggaggaagaagaagaagaagaaggtgcaGTTGCAGTATATCAAAGTGATCAAGAAGATCCAGCAGAAGGTGGTTTGACTGATTCCCAACCTGAAGATGAgcatgatgatgaggaggaggtggtggaggaggaagatgatgagCAGGCATCAGGAGATCTGGAAGGTGGTCTGGAACACATCAGTCGAAGGACTCGTCTCTCTGCGGGTGGAGTCATGCCTGTTATAAAAGCAGGGGGGGATATAGCAGACGCAGGTGAGGATGTCAAAAAACATAATATGACTATGGACATAAAGGCTGAACTATTTTTATTgataaatatttttagattagctgatTTGTCCATacgttttctttttccaaatattaaaaatgtccaCTAGAGGTTCTCAGAGTGATGTGAAACCAGTAAATGTCTGGCATTTTGACTTAATCTGGCAACATTCATAATACTATTTAATATCATCAGCTAATCATTAAAAGACACTGATTGTGTGTAAtgatgaagtgaaacaaaagacagaaaataagcGAGCtgaaataagtaaaaaaaatatttcccagCTCTAAATAAACGGTCCAAATGCATGTCATACTAAAAGTTGTTGTTTGCTCATAGGATGGTCTAAAGATAAGTCCAAAGCACACGGTGCTACTGATTCACACAGCAGCCTGGAAATGGGAGGCCTCGAGAGCAGTCAGCCTCACACTGGCATCCCTGACTTGACAGAGGGAGAGCCCGATGCTGATAAAGAGAACTCCTTTCATCCATCTACTGAAGACGGTGAACACCTGAATGACAATCGACCCAaagaagctgctgctgaggaCCCCGCTGAACAGGAGGAAGagtgggaagaggaagaagaagagagtgaaggTCAGTCgcttttagtgttttgttttttttttctttaatttaaaaaaaatgagaataaaattaaaacaattttcttttctaaatATTTCAGAGGTTCCCAGCAAGACTCCAGCATTTGTCCGAGAGAAAAGGAACATGTTTTACTCTGATCCTCTGGCATCACCATCTGTTCTTAAGAATGCTCCAGCCAGGCAAGTTACAACTCAAACATCTTTTAAGAACAACTTTCTGCATTTCTTACATTATAAAAACTCCCATTCAAATAATCCCAGGCTGATAAAATATTGTCCAACTGTGCAGAATATCAGAcatcaaatgttttgtcaaaTGATTGTGCTGATTTTATTGATATGTGTTATGTTACTGACAAGTTCTTCTAATATTTGCCACCAGTAATTCAAATGAAGATTTGCCTGCAGCTAAACCTAAGCAGGTGAGAAAGAGGGCAGGGCCAGCTAAACGGGAAGCAGGCCTTCCTAAGAGCTACCTTATGAACGTGTTCAAGCACTTTGCCAAGACGAAGGTGTCTGCAGATGTGTATCCTGTCCTAAAAGAAACGTAAGTAACTATTATAcaagtgtttttgtctgtgctAATTTTGTGTTGTCATATAGTGAGTGAATTTTACTACCTGTACTGTATACACCTGCTTCATTGTCACGGTCTTCAACAGAATGGATAAATTCTTTGAGCGGCTGGCAGGAGACTTGGAGGCGTATGCTCATCATGCAAAGAGGAAAACCATAGAGGTCGAAGATGCTGAACTTCTGttgaaaaggtgtgtgtgaatgtgcgtgCAGAGATCTGCATATGAATACAGAAACTGTAGGTGAGGAAACAAGGTGTTGGCATCAGAAgagttctggtttctgtttgtagtccaaaTAGTACTGACCCGTCACCTCTGATCgtgctttggttgcaacagttcACGTGGAGAGGTAGAACGCATCGAGCAAAATGCAATCTCTAAATCGGCATCAGCTATCGTCTGATGCcgatttagctttttattagattttttggAAAGTTATCTGCATTCctatgcagatatctgtttattgagattagcagaaatgtgtctttctcgtcATTCTAATGTATTAAATTGCTGATGAAACTGCAGAGTAAGTCTTGGCCCAGATGGCTGTTATCCGTTTAATGGATATCCGGTGGCTACACCTGAAACCCAGAATCTTTGGCCAATGCCCCTAGAGGCAAAAGCATTGTTGGACAATAGAAATTCAGAGATTGGGACAGCACTAAAGACTTTGTGTGTGACAAGAAACTCATGAATGTCATGAATGTTTGTTAACTGGATGCAACACTTGGCTGTTTCGGTGTAAAACACTTTCAATTATAGATTATTTTCAGTTCCAACTTTCTATTTAgggttaattaattaatcaactcCACAATCCTCAAACCTGCGTTCAGGGATATTTTGGTATAAAGCTATAAACACAACAATACACTTCTGAGAGTAAAGAGAACAAACACTGGCCTGGCTCTGTAAATCTCAAGGGACCTGCAGAGCCtttgataattctctgtgggttcgACTGTATGAACAACCCCTTCAACATTACACACAATCGTTTGACgcattaatataaaatattgattagagcTGCTTTAACAAATCAAGATGAAAtggctttttaaaatcacatgcGCAGCAGTCACAAATGTTACACTTACACGCTTGTTAAATCCTAAACAGACCTCGGGCATCAGGTATCGATCGGTTCACACATGTAGTGtggagaacaaacagaaacactgccGCGCTAGGGTTATACTGACCTCCAGGTGGCAAGCTTGAGCTCCAAGAGAAGCACAGGTGATTGTGCCATGAGCAGCAATTATAAGAAAGGAAACTATTAAAAGGTGGTAAATCAACTTGGTGAAAATTAAAGAcctttaaaaagtattaaaatgtattaaatgccTCATTGCGTCGCTATTTCTGTCATTTAGAGTTCAGAGAGGCCATTTATGAGATCAGTGTATATCCGAGGAGGgggtgatgtttttattggcagGTTGTCACACAGCCACTGGTGTTTTAAAGCGTGCGTGTGACCCACACACTGAGCATCGGTGCTAAAGTGTAGCTGTTCAGCCAGCATGGActgtcaacatgtgagaacacGTCTGACACACAGAGCCTCCTGttgtgtgctgcatgtgtgaaaCAACAACTCTACTCTGGACCTTATCGTGTAAAAACGGCTTCGTTCAGGCTCCCTCTCCTCCGGCACcgtgagttaccatggttacgggAACGCC includes:
- the cenpt gene encoding centromere protein T isoform X5; the protein is MDPTEDLSARVLLKHILSTDPPRTPITRSAVAPRRSSRLGDKDAGAKTPQDLLRRSLKQKLRESITRKSLPAPKRRTTSAVLRKSTSMLFDDGDTPRHILMNILRTDPVRSPVVHEKAASEEPQPSSANSSISSKRSSIEISGLSLPDITIGNAASTVKGLSRKRPRRSLNVTAFEKRLKHGTDISEENEESVDDHSSLSLSSSTSLSLKIPFGDARTEKRGLQRRVSNRRKITEEEFGAAVDKRQMGEVKSFVMAERGLSDTTYSEGFTLGLSKLSEPNITADIVHCDTALYAQPEAMTSSFSMVAPQDKPTVMASQLQRQLVEVEQEEPMEAEQSKLAEEKSAYLFPTEEGAVAEPQNEECFSQSEEDVDAAEFKKEERKSTAGGQPEDAAAMSKSEEDEAESQTRITDDTAPSEEKEKTMGAQTEEESDTDSQAEEDAATRSQSEEEEADSQTEEEAEGGVESQFEDDAATRSQSEEEEGTVDSQHEEEEGGVDSQSEDVVARSQSEEEEADSQTEEAGGGVDSQFEDDAATRSQSEEEEGTADSQHEEEEGGVDSQSEDDVAARSQSEEEEEEEEEEEEEESEEVPSKTPAFVREKRNMFYSDPLASPSVLKNAPASNSNEDLPAAKPKQVRKRAGPAKREAGLPKSYLMNVFKHFAKTKVSADVYPVLKETMDKFFERLAGDLEAYAHHAKRKTIEVEDAELLLKRQGYVNDKVPVEVLIEKYLRMDQRKLLIPIATSGNVVIPKKRR
- the cenpt gene encoding centromere protein T isoform X4, with product MDPTEDLSARVLLKHILSTDPPRTPITRSAVAPRRSSRLGDKDAGAKTPQDLLRRSLKQKLRESITRKSLPAPKRRTTSAVLRKSTSMLFDDGDTPRHILMNILRTDPVRSPVVHEKAASEEPQPSSANSSISSKRSSIEISGLSLPDITIGNAASTVKGLSRKRPRRSLNVTAFEKRLKHGTDISEENEESVDDHSSLSLSSSTSLSLKIPFGDARTEKRGLQRRVSNRRKITEEEFGAAVDKRQMGEVKSFVMAERGLSDTTYSEGFTLGLSKLSEPNITADIVHCDTALYAQPEAMTSSFSMVAPQDKPTVMASQLQRQLVEVEQEEPMEAEQSKLAEEKSAYLFPTEEGAVAEPQNEECFSQSEEDVDAAEFKKEERKSTAGGQPEDAAAMSKSEEDEAESQTRITDDTAPSEEKEKTMGAQTEEESDTDSQAEEDAATRSQSEEEEGTADSQHEEEEGGVDSQSEDDVAARSQSEEEEEEEEEEEGAVAVYQSDQEDPAEGGLTDSQPEDEHDDEEEVVEEEDDEQASGDLEGGLEHISRRTRLSAGGVMPVIKAGGDIADAGWSKDKSKAHGATDSHSSLEMGGLESSQPHTGIPDLTEGEPDADKENSFHPSTEDGEHLNDNRPKEAAAEDPAEQEEEWEEEEEESEEVPSKTPAFVREKRNMFYSDPLASPSVLKNAPASNSNEDLPAAKPKQVRKRAGPAKREAGLPKSYLMNVFKHFAKTKVSADVYPVLKETMDKFFERLAGDLEAYAHHAKRKTIEVEDAELLLKRQGYVNDKVPVEVLIEKYLRMDQRKLLIPIATSGNVVIPKKRR
- the cenpt gene encoding centromere protein T isoform X6, translated to MDPTEDLSARVLLKHILSTDPPRTPITRSAVAPRRSSRLGDKDAGAKTPQDLLRRSLKQKLRESITRKSLPAPKRRTTSAVLRKSTSMLFDDGDTPRHILMNILRTDPVRSPVVHEKAASEEPQPSSANSSISSKRSSIEISGLSLPDITIGNAASTVKGLSRKRPRRSLNVTAFEKRLKHGTDISEENEESVDDHSSLSLSSSTSLSLKIPFGDARTEKRGLQRRVSNRRKITEEEFGAAVDKRQMGEVKSFVMAERGLSDTTYSEGFTLGLSKLSEPNITADIVHCDTALYAQPEAMTSSFSMVAPQDKPTVMASQLQRQLVEVEQEEPMEAEQSKLAEEKSAYLFPTEEGAVAEPQNEECFSQSEEDVDAAEFKKEERKSTAGGQPEDAAAMSKSEEDEAESQTRITDDTAPSEEKEKTMGAQTEEESDTDSQAEEDAATRSQSEEEEADSQTEEEAEGGVESQFEDDAATRSQSEEEEGTVDSQHEEEEGGVDSQSEDVVARSQSEEEEADSQTEEAGGGVDSQFEDDAATRSQSEEEEGTADSQHEEEEGGVDSQSEDDVAARSQSEEEEEEEEEEEEESEEVPSKTPAFVREKRNMFYSDPLASPSVLKNAPASNSNEDLPAAKPKQVRKRAGPAKREAGLPKSYLMNVFKHFAKTKVSADVYPVLKETMDKFFERLAGDLEAYAHHAKRKTIEVEDAELLLKRQGYVNDKVPVEVLIEKYLRMDQRKLLIPIATSGNVVIPKKRR
- the cenpt gene encoding centromere protein T isoform X7, which gives rise to MDPTEDLSARVLLKHILSTDPPRTPITRSAVAPRRSSRLGDKDAGAKTPQDLLRRSLKQKLRESITRKSLPAPKRRTTSAVLRKSTSMLFDDGDTPRHILMNILRTDPVRSPVVHEKAASEEPQPSSANSSISSKRSSIEISGLSLPDITIGNAASTVKGLSRKRPRRSLNVTAFEKRLKHGTDISEENEESVDDHSSLSLSSSTSLSLKIPFGDARTEKRGLQRRVSNRRKITEEEFGAAVDKRQMGEVKSFVMAERGLSDTTYSEGFTLGLSKLSEPNITADIVHCDTALYAQPEAMTSSFSMVAPQDKPTVMASQLQRQLVEVEQEEPMEAEQSKLAEEKSAYLFPTEEGAVAEPQNEECFSQSEEDVDAAEFKKEERKSTAGGQPEDAAAMSKSEEDEAESQTRITDDTAPSEEKEKTMGAQTEEESDTDSQAEEDAATRSQSEEEEADSQTEEEAEGGVESQFEDDAATRSQSEEEEGTVDSQHEEEEGGVDSQSEDVVARSQSEEEEADSQTEEAGGGVDSQFEDDAATRSQSEEEEGTADSQHEEEEGGVDSQSEDDVAARSQSEEEEEEEEEEEESEEVPSKTPAFVREKRNMFYSDPLASPSVLKNAPASNSNEDLPAAKPKQVRKRAGPAKREAGLPKSYLMNVFKHFAKTKVSADVYPVLKETMDKFFERLAGDLEAYAHHAKRKTIEVEDAELLLKRQGYVNDKVPVEVLIEKYLRMDQRKLLIPIATSGNVVIPKKRR
- the cenpt gene encoding FK506-binding protein 5 isoform X1 gives rise to the protein MDPTEDLSARVLLKHILSTDPPRTPITRSAVAPRRSSRLGDKDAGAKTPQDLLRRSLKQKLRESITRKSLPAPKRRTTSAVLRKSTSMLFDDGDTPRHILMNILRTDPVRSPVVHEKAASEEPQPSSANSSISSKRSSIEISGLSLPDITIGNAASTVKGLSRKRPRRSLNVTAFEKRLKHGTDISEENEESVDDHSSLSLSSSTSLSLKIPFGDARTEKRGLQRRVSNRRKITEEEFGAAVDKRQMGEVKSFVMAERGLSDTTYSEGFTLGLSKLSEPNITADIVHCDTALYAQPEAMTSSFSMVAPQDKPTVMASQLQRQLVEVEQEEPMEAEQSKLAEEKSAYLFPTEEGAVAEPQNEECFSQSEEDVDAAEFKKEERKSTAGGQPEDAAAMSKSEEDEAESQTRITDDTAPSEEKEKTMGAQTEEESDTDSQAEEDAATRSQSEEEEADSQTEEEAEGGVESQFEDDAATRSQSEEEEGTVDSQHEEEEGGVDSQSEDVVARSQSEEEEADSQTEEAGGGVDSQFEDDAATRSQSEEEEGTADSQHEEEEGGVDSQSEDDVAARSQSEEEEEEEEEEEGAVAVYQSDQEDPAEGGLTDSQPEDEHDDEEEVVEEEDDEQASGDLEGGLEHISRRTRLSAGGVMPVIKAGGDIADAGWSKDKSKAHGATDSHSSLEMGGLESSQPHTGIPDLTEGEPDADKENSFHPSTEDGEHLNDNRPKEAAAEDPAEQEEEWEEEEEESEEVPSKTPAFVREKRNMFYSDPLASPSVLKNAPASNSNEDLPAAKPKQVRKRAGPAKREAGLPKSYLMNVFKHFAKTKVSADVYPVLKETMDKFFERLAGDLEAYAHHAKRKTIEVEDAELLLKRQGYVNDKVPVEVLIEKYLRMDQRKLLIPIATSGNVVIPKKRR
- the cenpt gene encoding FK506-binding protein 5 isoform X2 — encoded protein: MDPTEDLSARVLLKHILSTDPPRTPITRSAVAPRRSSRLGDKDAGAKTPQDLLRRSLKQKLRESITRKSLPAPKRRTTSAVLRKSTSMLFDDGDTPRHILMNILRTDPVRSPVVHEKAASEEPQPSSANSSISSKRSSIEISGLSLPDITIGNAASTVKGLSRKRPRRSLNVTAFEKRLKHGTDISEENEESVDDHSSLSLSSSTSLSLKIPFGDARTEKRGLQRRVSNRRKITEEEFGAAVDKRQMGEVKSFVMAERGLSDTTYSEGFTLGLSKLSEPNITADIVHCDTALYAQPEAMTSSFSMVAPQDKPTVMASQLQRQLVEVEQEEPMEAEQSKLAEEKSAYLFPTEEGAVAEPQNEECFSQSEEDVDAAEFKKEERKSTAGGQPEDAAAMSKSEEDEAESQTRITDDTAPSEEKEKTMGAQTEEESDTDSQAEEDAATRSQSEEEEADSQTEEEAEGGVESQFEDDAATRSQSEEEEGTVDSQHEEEEGGGVDSQFEDDAATRSQSEEEEGTADSQHEEEEGGVDSQSEDDVAARSQSEEEEEEEEEEEGAVAVYQSDQEDPAEGGLTDSQPEDEHDDEEEVVEEEDDEQASGDLEGGLEHISRRTRLSAGGVMPVIKAGGDIADAGWSKDKSKAHGATDSHSSLEMGGLESSQPHTGIPDLTEGEPDADKENSFHPSTEDGEHLNDNRPKEAAAEDPAEQEEEWEEEEEESEEVPSKTPAFVREKRNMFYSDPLASPSVLKNAPASNSNEDLPAAKPKQVRKRAGPAKREAGLPKSYLMNVFKHFAKTKVSADVYPVLKETMDKFFERLAGDLEAYAHHAKRKTIEVEDAELLLKRQGYVNDKVPVEVLIEKYLRMDQRKLLIPIATSGNVVIPKKRR
- the cenpt gene encoding retinitis pigmentosa 1-like 1 protein isoform X3, with amino-acid sequence MDPTEDLSARVLLKHILSTDPPRTPITRSAVAPRRSSRLGDKDAGAKTPQDLLRRSLKQKLRESITRKSLPAPKRRTTSAVLRKSTSMLFDDGDTPRHILMNILRTDPVRSPVVHEKAASEEPQPSSANSSISSKRSSIEISGLSLPDITIGNAASTVKGLSRKRPRRSLNVTAFEKRLKHGTDISEENEESVDDHSSLSLSSSTSLSLKIPFGDARTEKRGLQRRVSNRRKITEEEFGAAVDKRQMGEVKSFVMAERGLSDTTYSEGFTLGLSKLSEPNITADIVHCDTALYAQPEAMTSSFSMVAPQDKPTVMASQLQRQLVEVEQEEPMEAEQSKLAEEKSAYLFPTEEGAVAEPQNEECFSQSEEDVDAAEFKKEERKSTAGGQPEDAAAMSKSEEDEAESQTRITDDTAPSEEKEKTMGAQTEEESDTDSQAEEDAATRSQSEEEEADSQTEEEAEGGVESQFEDDAATRSQSEEEEGTVDSQHEEEEGGVDSQSEDVVARSQSEEEEGTADSQHEEEEGGVDSQSEDDVAARSQSEEEEEEEEEEEGAVAVYQSDQEDPAEGGLTDSQPEDEHDDEEEVVEEEDDEQASGDLEGGLEHISRRTRLSAGGVMPVIKAGGDIADAGWSKDKSKAHGATDSHSSLEMGGLESSQPHTGIPDLTEGEPDADKENSFHPSTEDGEHLNDNRPKEAAAEDPAEQEEEWEEEEEESEEVPSKTPAFVREKRNMFYSDPLASPSVLKNAPASNSNEDLPAAKPKQVRKRAGPAKREAGLPKSYLMNVFKHFAKTKVSADVYPVLKETMDKFFERLAGDLEAYAHHAKRKTIEVEDAELLLKRQGYVNDKVPVEVLIEKYLRMDQRKLLIPIATSGNVVIPKKRR